In Nocardia sp. NBC_00403, one DNA window encodes the following:
- a CDS encoding methionine synthase yields MAKVAGEVDAKELVRIPGGIATAVGSWPGTDPREAATTILGELPDLAHLVELPGRGIGADMLGRVSALLVDMRFDTTTRGYRLAPRPGATSRRARDLLRADLDALEEAWETSGSAGTGRIVKVQATGPLTLAAQVELPGGHRILTDSGAVRDVSESLAEGLAEHVAEVRKRLGAEVVLQLDEPSLTVVLEGSLRGPSILNTVRALPEPEALAVLDAVITAQSAPVLVHSCAEAPALTFLRGSAAAAIGFDMAAIGTRDLDNIGEILDTGKQLVLGLVPTAPPAMPATWRDFAEPGVRLVDRLGFPRKTLAERMVIGPACGLAGAPLEWARTALRVSAEVARAYAEEPESLTFD; encoded by the coding sequence ATCGCCAAGGTAGCCGGCGAAGTCGACGCGAAAGAACTGGTGCGTATCCCCGGCGGCATTGCGACGGCCGTCGGCTCGTGGCCGGGCACCGATCCACGCGAGGCGGCGACCACCATCCTCGGTGAGCTGCCGGATCTGGCGCATCTGGTGGAGTTGCCCGGGCGCGGCATCGGGGCGGACATGCTCGGCCGGGTTTCCGCCCTGCTCGTCGATATGCGATTCGACACCACGACGCGGGGTTACCGGCTGGCCCCGCGACCCGGTGCGACGTCCCGGCGCGCACGGGACCTGCTGCGGGCGGATCTCGATGCGCTCGAAGAGGCTTGGGAGACATCGGGTTCGGCGGGCACCGGTCGCATTGTCAAGGTGCAGGCCACCGGCCCGCTGACCCTCGCCGCGCAGGTGGAATTGCCCGGTGGGCACCGTATCCTCACCGATTCCGGTGCGGTGCGCGATGTTTCGGAATCGTTGGCGGAGGGTCTTGCTGAGCATGTGGCCGAGGTGCGCAAGCGGCTCGGCGCGGAAGTGGTTCTGCAACTGGATGAACCGTCGCTGACCGTGGTGCTGGAAGGCTCGCTGCGCGGCCCGAGCATTCTGAATACCGTGCGGGCACTGCCCGAACCGGAAGCTCTTGCGGTACTGGATGCCGTGATTACCGCACAATCCGCGCCGGTGTTGGTACACAGCTGCGCCGAAGCGCCCGCGCTGACTTTCCTGCGCGGCAGCGCCGCCGCGGCGATCGGCTTCGACATGGCCGCCATCGGCACCCGCGACCTCGACAATATCGGCGAAATCCTCGACACCGGAAAACAATTGGTTCTCGGTCTGGTGCCGACGGCACCCCCGGCCATGCCGGCGACCTGGCGTGACTTCGCCGAACCCGGCGTCCGGCTCGTCGATCGCCTCGGCTTCCCGCGCAAGACGCTCGCCGAGCGGATGGTGATCGGCCCCGCGTGCGGATTGGCGGGGGCTCCGCTGGAATGGGCGCGTACCGCACTGCGTGTGTCCGCGGAAGTCGCGCGCGCCTACGCCGAAGAACCGGAATCGTTGACCTTCGACTGA
- a CDS encoding cysteine desulfurase family protein, whose product MKSGFSGQLNGAPKTVYLDHAATTPMLPAAIEAMTAALGLTGNASSLHGSGRAARRLLEEARESIAADLGARPSEVIFTSGGTESDNLAIKGIYWARRDADPRRTRIIASSTEHHAVIDTVEWLEQHEGAQVTWLPVDGDGVVSPRTLRAALAEHVDEVALVTLMWANNEVGTIQPIRELTTVAQEFGVPMHSDAIQAGAQLPIDFGASGLSAASFAGHKVGGPHGVGVLLLGRKVPCVPLLHGGGHERDLRSGTSDTAAAVGLATALRQTVAELPTRTIELTGLRDELIERIRDMVPDAVLNGPAGEQRLPGNVHFTFPGCEGDSLLMLLDAAGIECSTGSACNAGVASPSHVLIAMGVEPWQARGSLRFSLGHTSTRADVDALTRVLPQVVERARAAGLAGAKGGV is encoded by the coding sequence ATGAAGTCGGGTTTTTCGGGTCAGCTCAACGGTGCGCCCAAGACGGTCTACCTCGATCATGCGGCGACCACACCGATGCTGCCTGCCGCCATCGAGGCGATGACGGCTGCTCTCGGGCTGACGGGCAATGCGTCGTCGCTGCACGGTTCGGGGCGCGCGGCGCGGCGGCTACTGGAGGAAGCGCGGGAGTCCATCGCCGCGGATCTGGGCGCGAGGCCCTCTGAGGTGATCTTTACTTCGGGCGGCACCGAGAGCGACAATCTGGCGATCAAGGGCATCTATTGGGCCCGGCGCGATGCCGATCCGCGGCGGACGCGGATCATCGCGAGCTCGACCGAGCATCACGCGGTCATCGACACCGTCGAGTGGCTGGAGCAGCACGAGGGCGCACAGGTGACCTGGCTGCCGGTGGACGGCGACGGAGTCGTCTCGCCGCGTACGCTGCGGGCCGCGCTGGCCGAACATGTCGACGAGGTCGCGCTTGTGACCCTCATGTGGGCCAACAACGAGGTCGGGACAATTCAGCCGATCCGCGAGTTGACTACTGTCGCACAGGAATTCGGTGTTCCGATGCACAGCGATGCCATCCAGGCCGGCGCTCAGCTGCCGATCGACTTCGGCGCGAGCGGCCTCTCGGCGGCGAGTTTCGCCGGGCACAAGGTCGGCGGGCCGCACGGCGTCGGGGTGTTGTTGCTGGGCAGGAAGGTGCCGTGTGTGCCGCTGCTGCACGGCGGCGGGCACGAACGCGATCTGCGTTCGGGCACCTCGGATACGGCGGCGGCGGTCGGGCTCGCCACCGCGCTGCGCCAGACGGTGGCCGAGTTACCGACGCGCACCATCGAATTGACCGGACTGCGTGACGAGCTGATCGAGCGGATCCGCGACATGGTGCCCGATGCGGTGCTCAACGGCCCCGCAGGCGAGCAGCGACTGCCAGGCAATGTGCACTTCACCTTCCCCGGCTGCGAAGGCGATTCGTTGCTGATGCTGTTGGACGCGGCCGGCATCGAATGCTCGACCGGGTCGGCCTGCAATGCGGGCGTTGCCTCGCCGAGCCATGTGCTGATCGCCATGGGCGTCGAGCCGTGGCAGGCCCGTGGTTCTTTGCGATTTTCGTTGGGGCACACCTCGACCCGCGCCGATGTCGACGCGTTGACGAGGGTGTTGCCCCAGGTGGTTGAACGGGCCAGGGCCGCGGGTCTGGCCGGTGCGAAGGGAGGTGTCTGA
- the ligA gene encoding NAD-dependent DNA ligase LigA gives MSDSDSAAFPATAEQRVEWQRLADEVREHQFRYYVRDAPIITDGEFDTLLRQLQALEERHPDLRTPDSPTQLVGGGFATDFTAVDHLERMLSLDNVFDFDELRTWASRVEAETGSNLHYLCEVKIDGVALNLVYEKGRLVRGATRGDGRTGEDVTLNARTIEDIPGELTPSDEFPIPDLLEVRGEVYFRLTDFETLNAAIVAEGKPPYANPRNTAAGSLRQKDPAVTARRRLRMICHGFGRIEGYTPASQYEAYRALAAWGLPVSEHTRRVQGIDAVIERVAYWGEHRHDIEHEIDGQVIKVDEMALQRRLGSTSRAPRWAIAYKYPPEEATTKLLNIEVNVGRTGRVTPFAVMEPVSIAGSTVAMATLHNASEVKRKGVLIGDTVTIRKAGDVIPEVLGPVVDARTGTEREFVMPSNCPECGTELAPQKEGDADIRCPNQQFCPAQLRERVFHVAGRGAFDIESLGYEAAGDLLKSGAITDEGDLFDLTEERLLTTTLFANKNGGLSANGKRLLENLRAAKDRPLWRVLVGLSIRHVGPTAARVLAREFGSLDRIQDASAEELGAADGVGPTIAAAAAEWFTVDWHRAIVDKWRAAGVRMADERDESVERTLEGLSIVVTGSLQGFSRDGAKEAILVRGGKASGSVSKKTAFVVIGEAPGSKAAKAEELGVPILDEDGFRRLLEAGPAAVTPGADAQDTATEDAVAKE, from the coding sequence GTGAGTGACAGCGACAGCGCGGCGTTCCCGGCGACGGCAGAGCAGCGGGTGGAGTGGCAGCGGCTTGCGGACGAAGTTCGCGAGCACCAGTTCCGCTATTACGTGCGCGATGCACCGATCATTACCGACGGTGAGTTCGACACCTTGTTGCGGCAGCTGCAGGCTCTGGAGGAGCGGCATCCCGACCTGCGCACGCCCGATTCGCCGACCCAGCTGGTCGGCGGCGGGTTCGCGACGGATTTCACCGCCGTAGATCACCTCGAGCGGATGCTGTCGCTGGACAATGTGTTCGACTTCGACGAGCTGCGCACATGGGCGAGCCGGGTGGAGGCCGAAACCGGGTCGAACCTGCACTACTTGTGCGAGGTGAAGATCGACGGTGTCGCGCTGAACCTCGTCTACGAGAAGGGTCGCCTCGTGCGCGGCGCGACCCGCGGCGACGGCCGCACCGGTGAGGACGTCACACTCAACGCCCGCACTATCGAGGACATCCCCGGCGAGCTGACGCCGAGCGACGAGTTTCCGATTCCCGACCTGCTCGAGGTGCGCGGCGAGGTGTACTTCCGGCTGACGGACTTCGAGACGCTCAATGCCGCCATCGTCGCCGAAGGCAAACCCCCGTACGCGAACCCGCGCAATACCGCGGCGGGCTCGCTGCGGCAGAAGGATCCCGCGGTGACCGCGCGGCGCAGGTTGCGCATGATCTGCCACGGATTCGGGCGCATCGAGGGATACACCCCTGCCTCGCAGTACGAGGCGTATCGTGCGCTGGCGGCTTGGGGGCTGCCGGTGTCCGAGCACACCAGGCGGGTGCAGGGCATCGACGCGGTGATCGAGCGCGTCGCCTACTGGGGCGAGCACCGTCACGATATCGAGCACGAGATCGATGGTCAGGTGATCAAGGTCGACGAGATGGCGCTGCAACGCCGCCTCGGCTCGACCTCGCGGGCGCCACGCTGGGCGATCGCCTACAAGTACCCGCCCGAAGAGGCGACGACCAAGCTGCTGAACATCGAGGTGAACGTCGGCCGCACCGGCCGCGTCACCCCGTTCGCGGTGATGGAGCCGGTCTCCATCGCGGGGTCGACGGTCGCGATGGCGACGTTGCACAATGCCTCGGAGGTCAAGCGTAAGGGTGTGCTCATCGGCGACACCGTCACCATCCGCAAGGCAGGTGATGTAATTCCCGAGGTGCTCGGCCCGGTGGTGGACGCGCGGACCGGCACCGAACGCGAGTTCGTGATGCCGTCGAACTGCCCGGAGTGCGGCACCGAGCTGGCACCGCAGAAAGAAGGCGACGCCGATATCCGTTGCCCGAACCAGCAGTTCTGCCCGGCCCAGTTGCGGGAGCGCGTCTTCCATGTCGCGGGCCGCGGCGCTTTCGACATCGAGTCGCTCGGGTACGAGGCCGCAGGCGACCTGCTGAAGTCGGGTGCGATCACCGACGAGGGCGATCTGTTCGACCTCACCGAGGAGCGCTTGCTCACCACTACACTGTTCGCCAATAAGAACGGTGGCCTGTCTGCGAACGGCAAACGGCTGCTGGAGAACCTGCGGGCCGCCAAGGATCGACCCCTGTGGCGGGTGCTCGTCGGGTTGTCCATCCGGCATGTCGGCCCGACGGCGGCGCGGGTGCTGGCGCGCGAATTCGGCAGCCTCGACCGGATTCAGGACGCATCGGCGGAGGAACTCGGCGCGGCCGACGGTGTGGGCCCGACCATCGCCGCGGCGGCGGCGGAATGGTTCACCGTCGACTGGCACCGCGCGATCGTCGACAAGTGGCGGGCCGCAGGCGTGCGGATGGCGGACGAACGCGACGAGTCCGTCGAGCGCACGCTGGAGGGTTTGTCGATTGTGGTGACCGGTTCGCTGCAAGGGTTTTCGCGAGACGGCGCCAAGGAAGCCATCCTGGTGCGCGGCGGCAAGGCATCCGGCTCGGTCTCCAAGAAAACCGCGTTCGTGGTCATCGGTGAGGCCCCCGGCTCGAAGGCCGCGAAAGCTGAGGAACTCGGTGTGCCGATCCTCGACGAGGACGGTTTCCGGCGGCTGCTCGAAGCAGGACCGGCAGCGGTGACGCCGGGTGCGGACGCGCAGGACACCGCCACCGAGGACGCCGTAGCGAAGGAATAG
- a CDS encoding SDR family NAD(P)-dependent oxidoreductase: protein MVHRPTALITGASAGFGLALTRSLVGRGWQVIGTARRADRLERVRAELGDAVLAVPGDITDPAHRAELADIARRIGYLDLVVNNASRLGPSPMPRLADYPLDELERVYRTNVIAPLAILQFALPLLGSAGVAIDISSDAGVEPYPDWGGYGSSKAALDQLTAILAAEHPDVSIYAFDPGDMRTEMHQAAFPGDDISDRPAPETVVPALLRLIEERPKNGRYTAADFATGVAG from the coding sequence ATGGTTCACCGCCCTACCGCTCTCATCACGGGCGCTTCCGCAGGATTCGGTCTCGCACTGACGCGCTCACTGGTCGGACGCGGCTGGCAGGTGATCGGCACCGCCCGCCGCGCCGACCGACTCGAACGCGTGCGTGCCGAACTCGGTGACGCCGTGCTCGCGGTGCCCGGCGACATCACCGATCCGGCGCATCGCGCCGAGTTGGCCGATATCGCGCGACGGATCGGATACCTCGACCTCGTCGTGAACAACGCGAGCAGGCTCGGTCCGAGCCCGATGCCGCGCCTGGCGGACTATCCGCTCGACGAACTCGAGCGGGTGTATCGCACCAATGTCATCGCCCCGCTGGCGATTCTGCAGTTCGCGCTGCCGCTGCTCGGCTCCGCCGGTGTCGCGATCGACATCAGCTCGGATGCCGGCGTCGAGCCGTACCCGGACTGGGGCGGTTACGGTTCGTCGAAGGCGGCGCTCGATCAGTTGACCGCCATCCTGGCCGCCGAGCATCCCGACGTGTCGATTTACGCCTTCGATCCCGGCGATATGCGCACCGAAATGCATCAGGCCGCGTTTCCCGGTGACGATATCTCCGATCGTCCCGCGCCCGAGACCGTCGTCCCCGCGCTGCTGCGGCTGATCGAGGAACGTCCGAAGAACGGGCGCTATACGGCAGCCGATTTCGCTACGGGGGTGGCCGGATGA
- the mnmA gene encoding tRNA 2-thiouridine(34) synthase MnmA, producing the protein MRVLAAMSGGVDSAVAAARAVDAGHEVVGVHLALSATPGTLRTGSRGCCSKEDAGDARRAADVLGIPFYVWDFADRFKEDVIDDFVAAYAAGETPNPCLRCNEKIKFSALADRAVALGFDAVATGHYARLEDGVLRRAVDADKDQSYVLAVLTAQQLSRAMFPVGDTPKPQIRAEAAERGLAVADKPDSHDICFIPSGDTRAFLGAKIGIRPGAVVDNAGQVLANHEGVHGFTIGQRKGLGLPGPAADGKPRYVTDIDPDSGTVRVGSAEDLEVWGVQADRAIWTSGAAPDGPIECVVQVRAHGGMAPAIAEAVGTGLTVRLREPLTGVARGQAVVLYRPDVSGDQVIGSGTISGTVRDAADESDAVSGASATQ; encoded by the coding sequence ATGCGAGTACTCGCCGCGATGAGTGGTGGTGTGGACTCGGCGGTGGCGGCGGCACGTGCCGTCGACGCTGGTCACGAGGTGGTCGGCGTGCATCTTGCGTTGTCGGCGACACCCGGCACGCTGCGCACCGGTTCGCGCGGTTGCTGCTCGAAGGAGGACGCCGGTGACGCACGGCGCGCCGCCGACGTGCTCGGAATTCCGTTCTACGTCTGGGATTTCGCCGACCGCTTCAAGGAAGACGTGATCGACGATTTCGTCGCGGCCTACGCGGCGGGCGAGACACCGAACCCGTGCCTGCGCTGCAACGAGAAGATCAAGTTCTCCGCGCTCGCCGACCGCGCGGTTGCGCTCGGCTTCGACGCCGTGGCCACCGGGCACTATGCACGGCTGGAGGACGGGGTGCTGCGGCGCGCGGTCGACGCCGACAAGGATCAGTCCTATGTGCTTGCCGTGCTGACGGCACAACAGCTTTCGCGGGCCATGTTCCCGGTGGGTGACACCCCGAAGCCGCAGATCCGCGCGGAAGCCGCTGAGCGCGGTCTCGCGGTGGCCGACAAGCCCGACAGCCACGACATCTGCTTCATCCCCTCCGGAGACACCCGTGCGTTCCTCGGTGCCAAGATCGGCATCCGGCCCGGTGCGGTCGTCGACAACGCCGGCCAAGTGCTCGCGAATCACGAAGGCGTGCACGGGTTCACGATCGGCCAGCGCAAGGGCCTCGGCCTGCCAGGTCCCGCCGCGGACGGTAAGCCGCGCTATGTCACCGACATCGATCCCGACTCGGGCACCGTCCGCGTCGGCTCTGCCGAAGACCTGGAGGTCTGGGGCGTGCAGGCCGATCGCGCGATTTGGACCTCCGGCGCAGCGCCGGACGGGCCGATCGAGTGCGTCGTGCAGGTGCGTGCCCATGGTGGCATGGCCCCTGCGATCGCCGAAGCGGTCGGTACCGGACTGACGGTGCGCCTGCGCGAGCCGCTGACCGGCGTGGCCCGTGGCCAGGCGGTCGTGTTGTACCGCCCGGATGTCAGCGGCGATCAGGTGATCGGCAGTGGGACTATTTCGGGCACGGTGCGCGACGCGGCCGACGAGTCCGACGCAGTGAGCGGCGCGAGCGCGACGCAGTGA